Proteins co-encoded in one Nematostella vectensis chromosome 15, jaNemVect1.1, whole genome shotgun sequence genomic window:
- the LOC5515663 gene encoding uncharacterized protein LOC5515663 codes for MKVLIALFLLALVVSINCESETAPAQDVSDKTSPVADTLDIGGTTDEDEPMTDDDDIPDEDDTHPDDDDDTQLEESDIARVADTETGNDEPAQDANAKPFWSRRRNGRRRNSSRRRGRFFGKK; via the exons ATGAAAGTCCTTATCGCGCTCTTCCTGTTGGCCCTCGTGGTGTCAATCAACTGTGAGTCTGAGACGGCCCCAGCACAGGACGTCAGCGACAAAACTTCACCGGTAGCTGACACTTTAGACATTGGAGGTACTACAGACGAAGATGAGCCAATGACAGACGATGACGATATCCCGGATGAGGATGACACTCACcccgatgatgatgacgacactCAGCTTGAGGAATCTGATATCGCGAGAGTGGCTGACAC TGAGACTGGAAATGATGAGCCCGCTCAAGATGCAAATGCGAAACCATTTTGGTCTCGTCGTCGAAACGGCCGTCGTCGAAACAGTAGTCGTCGTCGTGGTCGATTCTTTGGCAAGAAGTAG
- the LOC5515632 gene encoding N-acetylated-alpha-linked acidic dipeptidase 2, giving the protein MTTDSKASLDLDDNAYDAQKRDTRRLILISLIVALVAIAIGILAGYFIGVKVQSDRDDSDAKTSAIKQEEENLELHRKAVHFVSAEELKETLRYFTSVPHAPASKETYDQALYIKNKWLSYGFDNVDLKNYSVLLSFPEKPGEIIIQDGGNKELNRTVIDTKFLEASENDSRVLPPFNAFSPAGTVKGKLVYANYGRTSDFEELAKHGINCTGKIVLMRLGKTSRIYKPMRAHKAGAVGLIIFMDPEEYAKKGTSKVYPEYNWLPDSAVQRGTIKATSVRGDTLTPGYPAIPGIYRLPMDEAKKELPQIPVQPISYRDAIPLLRMLRGSVKDSSFQGALPLTYGIEMDPSDNRTVTLTVNTVLQRKVVTNVIGTIRGKQEPDKLVLLGNHRDAWTFGAADGSSGTAALMETSRAMGEIIKKGWRPRRSIVFCSWGAEEPQLMGSAEWLEEFSKLLYSRSVAYLNVDMSVDGRYSFRAKSMPIMDWVLADSAKKVQSPYGNESVFDEWIRKLPSTTKSAGLPKLQEIRSGSDYAVFYQRLGIPCVDIRYTYDRKTAGNPLYHTVHDTFRWMSTLIDPDFRYHRVTTRVWLQLSLTLADSAVLPLNTTRYWDMLTYGVSYFEKRFGSKLGALNVTLDDIKDVITDFKKASDSFEDIVAGVDKNNDVKVSQLNHRLLMLERAFIDNSPIMPGKPFQRHVILTPSYHVSSSYFGGVAEALYRVDQATANAEDVKRQISSVVYGIRSAITILSLKGI; this is encoded by the exons ATGACGACGGATAGCAAGGCTTCGCTTGATCTGGACGATAATGCATACGATGCTCAAAAGCGAGATACTAGGCGCCTAATCCTGATATCTCTGATTGTAGCTCTAGTTGCGATTGCCATAGGAATACTTGCAGGGTACTTTATTGGGGTGAAAGTGCAGAGCGACCGGGATGACAGCGATGCAAAGACCTCTGCTATAAAGCAAGAAGAAGAAAATTTGGAGCTGCACAGGAAGGCTGTTCATTTTGTTTCTGCTGAGGAGTTGAAAGAGACCCTTAG ATACTTCACATCTGTTCCTCACGCCCCTGCTTCTAAGGAGACTTATGACCAAGCGctgtatataaaaaataaatggcttAGTTACGGCTTCGACAATGTTGACCTGAAAAACTACTCAGTCTTGCTGTCTTTCCCCGAAAAGCCCGGGGAGATCATCATCCAAGACGGCGGCAACAAAGAGCTGAACAGGACCGTTATAGACACGAAGTTCTTGGAGGCATCAGAGAACGACTCCAGAGTCTTGCCGCCTTTTAACGCGTTTTCTCCCGCAGGCACCGTTAAG GGAAAACTAGTGTACGCAAACTACGGCAGAACTAGTGACTTTGAGGAGTTAGCTAAACATGGCATCAACTGCACTGGCAAAATCGTTTTGATGCGTTTAGGAAAAACATCACGAATATACAAG CCAATGCGAGCGCACAAAGCCGGCGCTGTCGGTCTTATCATATTTATGGACCCCGAGGAGTACGCGAAGAAGGGGACGAGCAAAGTCTACCCCGAATACAACTGGCTTCCGGACAGTGCAGTCCAGAGAGGGACCATCAAGGCAACGAGCGTTAGGGGAGATACACTTACCCCAGGGTACCCGGCTATTC CTGGAATATACAGACTTCCAATGGATGAGGCGAAGAAGGAGCTTCCCCAGATTCCAGTACAACCCATATCTTATAGGGATGCGATACCGTTACTTAG AATGCTGAGAGGCAGTGTGAAGGACTCGTCGTTCCAGGGCGCTCTGCCTCTTACTTACGGGATAGAAATGGACCCTAGTGACAACAG GACGGTGACGCTGACGGTCAACACGGTGTTACAGCGAAAGGTCGTCACTAACGTGATAGGAACAATTAGAGGGAAACAAGAACCTG ACAAGCTCGTGTTGCTAGGCAACCACCGGGATGCATGGACGTTTGGGGCTGCGGATGGCTCAAGTGGAACCGCTGCCCTAATGGAAACATCGCGGGCGATGGGAGAGATCATCAAAAAAG GTTGGCGTCCGCGACGGTCGATTGTGTTTTGTAGTTGGGGGGCTGAGGAGCCTCAACTGATGGGATCTGCTGAGTGGCTGGAG GAGTTCTCCAAACTGCTATATAGTCGGAGTGTGGCCTATCTCAACGTGGATATGTCAGTAGATG GTCGCTATTCATTTAGAGCCAAGTCGATGCCAATCATGGACTGGGTTCTAGCAGACTCGGCTAAGAAG GTTCAAAGTccttatggcaatgaaagcgTTTTTGATGAATGGATAAGGAAGCTACCTTCGACTACCAAGTCTGCTGGTTTGCCCAA GCTCCAAGAAATTCGTAGCGGAAGCGACTACGCGGTGTTTTACCAACGGCTTGGAATTCCATGTGTGGATATCCGTTACACGTACGACAGG AAAACCGCTGGCAACCCATTGTACCACACCGTACACGATACGTTTCGCTGGATGTCCACATTGATCGATCCAGACTTCCGCtaccacagggtgaccacgCGTGTATGGCTGCAACTATCTCTGACTCTCGCCGACTCTGCTGTTCTTCCGCTGAACACGACGCGGTATTGGGATATGCTCACGTATGGTGTGAGTTATTTCGAGAAAAGATTCGGTAGTAAGCTTGGTGCTCTGAATGTAACTTTAG ACGATATCAAGGATGTCATCACTGACTTCAAGAAAGCATCTGATTCGTTTGAAGATATCGTTGCTGGGGTGGATAAAAACAA CGATGTTAAAGTATCCCAGCTGAACCATCGGTTGTTAATGCTGGAACGAGCATTCATCGATAACAGCCCGATCATGCCAGGAAAACCATTTCAACG ACACGTAATTCTAACTCCTAGTTACCATGTCTCATCGTCATACTTTGGCGGAGTAGCGGAGGCCTTGTACCGAGTGGACCAGGCTACTGCAAATGCAGAAGATGTCAAGCGGCAGATTTCCTCGGTTGTCTACGGAATTCGTTCAGCCATTACCATTCTCAGCTTAAAGGGCATTTAG